A genomic window from Salvia miltiorrhiza cultivar Shanhuang (shh) chromosome 5, IMPLAD_Smil_shh, whole genome shotgun sequence includes:
- the LOC131025693 gene encoding putative late blight resistance protein homolog R1A-10, with protein MEIFPQMFFPKMSTISFLGMAGIGKTWLANESFEDPMVRCCFDHHVWLSLGPEYEFQEILVDLLAQICPHLDKHQIKGDEELRMSLYAQLLDKRCLIVLDDVWSIKPLDYMKKLFPNIKGVALLTTRLAKVAQIGVSDPVYKVQLLNKEESWDLFCENVFGEDICPFHLEKAGKKIVDNCEGLPLMIVTVASLLSPVEKTAAFWNNVAQKNSPIFMAAYDHISKILAPSYNHLPRHLKVCFLYIGIFPQNKVIPSSKLIIFWTAEGFLEPNLGQTIQDYAAECLLELENQNLVMAAHKSSNFKIKACSLHSVFWHLSNNLAIQNNFFHAFTTLADIKDENMEGQRRLCIRNSSLLGIKDVHDSIASISATRSLLCAAPSHQYPVPVCFGLRLLRLMDALAIRLYEFPVEVVNSYRLRYLALTYNGGIPPCISKLRNLEFFIVSRHLSIISSENSSYLPMEIWDMEELKHLQIAGSNLPDPDHGAVLQNLSTLVGVGARSCTKKVLRKVCRLKRLGIRIELEPDEKGDPFRCLNRISRLRGLESLKCVVVNPELTVESAPPRSMFPAGLKKLSLSGLGYPWEYMKIISQLENLEVLKLRCYAFQGAEWEMDDDDLYALRFLLIEDTDLVRWKFTTACFIHLKCLCIKHCYQLEELPRDLSTSVETIQVADCNPMVETWAKDLEEHVSNFESVSTWDARNLQR; from the coding sequence aTGGAGATTTTCCCCCAAATGTTCTTCCCTAAAATGTCGACTATCTCATTCCTTGGAATGGCTGGTATTGGTAAGACTTGGCTCGCTAACGAATCCTTTGAAGATCCGATGGTACGGTGTTGTTTCGACCACCACGTATGGCTGAGTTTAGGCCCCGAATATGAATTTCAAGAAATCTTGGTAGATCTTCTTGCTCAAATATGTCCCCACCTTGATAAACATCAGATAAAAGGAGATGAGGAATTACGTATGAGTTTGTATGCACAACTATTGGATAAGAGATGTCTCATTGTTTTGGATGATGTATGGAGCATAAAGCCCTTGGATTACATGAAAAAGCTATTCCCAAACATCAAGGGTGTGGCCTTGCTAACAACTAGGCTAGCAAAAGTAGCACAAATTGGAGTAAGTGATCCTGTTTATAAAGTGCAGTTGTTGAATAAAGAAGAAAGTTGGGATCTTTTCTGTGAGAATGTATTTGGAGAAGATATATGCCCCTTTCATCTTGAGAAAGCCGGGAAAAAGATTGTGGACAATTGTGAAGGTCTTCCTCTTATGATCGTTACAGTCGCTAGCCTCCTATCTCCTGTAGAGAAAACAGCTGCATTTTGGAACAACGTAGCGCAGAAAAATTCTCCAATTTTCATGGCTGCATACGATCATATCTCAAAGATATTAGCTCCAAGCTATAACCACTTGCCTCGACACTTGAAAGTGTGTTTTCTCTATATTGGAATTTTCCCTCAGAATAAGGTGATCCCAAGCTCCAAGCTCATCATATTCTGGACTGCTGAGGGATTTCTCGAACCAAATTTAGGCCAAACCATACAAGACTACGCTGCAGAATGCTTGCTAGAGCTTGAAAACCAAAATCTAGTCATGGCTGCCCACAAGAGTTCTAATTTCAAGATCAAGGCTTGCAGCCTCCATTCTGTTTTCTGGCATTTATCCAATAATTTGGCAATCCAGAACAATTTTTTTCACGCCTTCACCACTCTTGCTGATATAAAAGATGAGAATATGGAGGGCCAACGCAGATTATGCATTCGAAATAGCAGCTTATTAGGCATCAAAGATGTGCACGACTCGATTGCATCCATTTCAGCTACACGTTCTCTGCTATGTGCTGCTCCGTCTCATCAGTATCCTGTCCCCGTTTGTTTTGGTTTGAGGTTGCTAAGGTTAATGGATGCTCTTGCAATTCGTCTCTACGAGTTCCCCGTTGAAGTAGTGAACTCATACCGCTTAAGATACCTTGCTCTTACATACAATGGGGGCATCCCTCCTTGCATTTCCAAACTACGGAACCTTGAGTTTTTCATTGTAAGTCGGCATCTGAGCATCATATCATCTGAAAACTCTTCGTATCTACCGATGGAAATATGGGATATGGAAGAACTGAAACACCTTCAGATTGCAGGGAGCAACCTACCAGATCCTGATCACGGTGCTGTTCTGCAGAATCTCTCGACACTCGTAGGCGTGGGCGCTCGTAGTTGTACAAAGAAAGTGCTCAGGAAAGTCTGTAGATTGAAGAGATTAGGGATTCGGATTGAGCTGGAGCCTGATGAGAAAGGCGATCCCTTCCGCTGCTTGAACCGTATATCCCGTCTGCGTGGGCTGGAATCATTGAAATGTGTGGTTGTGAATCCTGAGTTGACGGTGGAGAGCGCGCCTCCCCGTTCAATGTTCCCAGCAGGTCTTAAGAAGCTGAGCTTGAGCGGGCTCGGGTATCCGTGGGAATATATGAAGATCATTAGCCAGTTGGAGAATCTGGAGGTGCTCAAACTGCGATGCTATGCCTTTCAAGGAGCGGAGTGGGAAATGGATGACGATGATTTGTATGCACTtcgatttcttttaattgaagacACTGATCTGGTTCGTTGGAAATTCACCACAGCGTGTTTCATACACCTCAAGTGTCTGTGCATCAAACACTGCTACCAATTGGAAGAGCTCCCGCGCGATCTGTCTACCTCTGTCGAGACAATTCAAGTAGCTGATTGCAACCCTATGGTTGAAACTTGGGCAAAGGATTTGGAAGAGCATGTAAGTAACTTTGAGAGCGTTTCTACATGGGATGCAAGAAACCTTCAAAGATGA
- the LOC131024168 gene encoding putative F-box protein PP2-B12 isoform X2: MGKNYDNWERLVKAVSRREEDKLLALTHSVSASSSSSSQLSFSSTSQFAPDACKLPMEYSDLTVDRKDWKAMLPPGEREVVWRSLSMSFFLDGRTGKNCFLLGAMSLIFGLRGFDDFWKFNPHPQSRFSYSAELVDSQCFYIQGNVKTKMLSSETCYAAYLVFGFAETYAKLYSAVSIIRNFYDEPGGGYPEEQAKMVKFQEGNDREDGWMEIQVGEFYVDLEENGEVQVQLLDTSGNTKSGLIVEGIELRPFNSI, encoded by the exons ATGGGTAAGAACTACGACAACTGGGAAAGGCTGGTGAAGGCTGTCTCCCGCAGGGAGGAAGACAAGCTATTAGCATTGACTCATTCTGTCTCtgcatcatcatcttcatcttctcaACTCAGTTTTTCTTCGACGTCTCAATTTGCCCCAGACGCATGTAAATTACCAATGGAATATTCCGATTTAACAGTTGATCGCAAGGACTGGAAGGCGATGCTTCCACCTGGGGAACGGGAAGTAGTATGGAGATCATTGTCAATG AGCTTTTTTCTCGACGGAAGGACCGGAAAGAATTGTTTCTTGCTCGGAGCTATGAGCCTCATATTTGGGTTACGAGGCTTTGACGATTTTTGGAAATTTAACCCGCATCCACAATCCAG ATTTTCATATTCAGCTGAGCTCGTAGATTCGCAGTGCTTTTACATCCAAGGCAATGTAAAGACAAAGATGCTGTCATCAGAGACTTGTTACGCTGCGTACTTGGTGTTTGGATTTGCGGAGACGTATGCAAAGTTGTATTCAGCAGTTTCGATCATTAGAAACTTTTACGACGAACCAG GTGGCGGATATCCAGAGGAGCAAGCCAAGATGGTGAAGTTTCAAGAAGGAAATGATAGAGAAGATGGATGGATGGAAATACAAGTTGGAGAattttatgttgatttggaagAAAATGGGGAGGTACAAGTGCAGTTGCTCGATACGAGTGGGAACACAAAGAGCGGCCTCATCGTTGAAGGCATTGAGCTTCGACCTTTCAACTCAATATAG
- the LOC131024168 gene encoding F-box protein PP2-B10-like isoform X1, producing MGKNYDNWERLVKAVSRREEDKLLALTHSVSASSSSSSQLSFSSTSQFAPDACKLPMEYSDLTVDRKDWKAMLPPGEREVVWRSLSMSFFLDGRTGKNCFLLGAMSLIFGLRGFDDFWKFNPHPQSRFSYSAELVDSQCFYIQGNVKTKMLSSETCYAAYLVFGFAETYAKLYSAVSIIRNFYDEPASGGGYPEEQAKMVKFQEGNDREDGWMEIQVGEFYVDLEENGEVQVQLLDTSGNTKSGLIVEGIELRPFNSI from the exons ATGGGTAAGAACTACGACAACTGGGAAAGGCTGGTGAAGGCTGTCTCCCGCAGGGAGGAAGACAAGCTATTAGCATTGACTCATTCTGTCTCtgcatcatcatcttcatcttctcaACTCAGTTTTTCTTCGACGTCTCAATTTGCCCCAGACGCATGTAAATTACCAATGGAATATTCCGATTTAACAGTTGATCGCAAGGACTGGAAGGCGATGCTTCCACCTGGGGAACGGGAAGTAGTATGGAGATCATTGTCAATG AGCTTTTTTCTCGACGGAAGGACCGGAAAGAATTGTTTCTTGCTCGGAGCTATGAGCCTCATATTTGGGTTACGAGGCTTTGACGATTTTTGGAAATTTAACCCGCATCCACAATCCAG ATTTTCATATTCAGCTGAGCTCGTAGATTCGCAGTGCTTTTACATCCAAGGCAATGTAAAGACAAAGATGCTGTCATCAGAGACTTGTTACGCTGCGTACTTGGTGTTTGGATTTGCGGAGACGTATGCAAAGTTGTATTCAGCAGTTTCGATCATTAGAAACTTTTACGACGAACCAG CATCAGGTGGCGGATATCCAGAGGAGCAAGCCAAGATGGTGAAGTTTCAAGAAGGAAATGATAGAGAAGATGGATGGATGGAAATACAAGTTGGAGAattttatgttgatttggaagAAAATGGGGAGGTACAAGTGCAGTTGCTCGATACGAGTGGGAACACAAAGAGCGGCCTCATCGTTGAAGGCATTGAGCTTCGACCTTTCAACTCAATATAG
- the LOC131024167 gene encoding putative pentatricopeptide repeat-containing protein At1g12700, mitochondrial — protein sequence MSRKAASSAFQLIPRGILVKSSHISTTFPPSLTDSCSNFHNIGHPFSPKPAIDFSCINKLDDALCLFQQMVRMRPQPSVRVYNKLLTVISKMKHYSVALNVFDEMRQTGAPVNEFTMNILIDCCCLSNRAHFGFAILGSFYKRGYEPDATTFSTLIKGLFLDHKVAEAEKLFKKILILKFCEPSDVMTLTVINGLCKAGLAATAHELLRRLARTRWKPGVKAYNAVIDTLCKSGMLDEAFELLSVMTEKGISPIISTYNPLIQVLCDVGKWEEVKDLVNKIRSSGISLNVVTFTIVVNAFCKEGNVGDAEDLIEIMIGQDIRLDVVTCNAIIDGYCLQGKMKKAEEVFDSIARRGLKPSIITYNSLINGYCKKGKMNKAWDLFHEIPRQGLKHTAATYNTMIHGLFGERRFEDGWKLFNDMEARKVAPDLITYSILLDHLCRMRQIDEAFSLLHTMKEKGFTPDRVTYGTLIHGLCRSGQLDSALSVFNELPSIGLQPNIRIYNMILGSLCQEGFVEDAKCLLAEMEKSGCAPNSVTYNVIIQGLLKKDDVSAAMLFLEEMCEREFSADAATASILLDRVQGKNEDGILFEMIKKAVPKGINEG from the coding sequence ATGAGCCGAAAAGCCGCTTCATCTGCATTTCAACTTATTCCAAGAGGAATTTTGGTTAAATCTTCGCATATATCCACTACTTTCCCCCCTTCACTCACGGATTCCTGTTCAAATTTCCATAATATCGGCCACCCTTTCTCGCCGAAACCTGCAATAGACTTCAGCTGTATCAATAAACTAGATGATGCTCTCTGCCTGTTTCAACAAATGGTTAGAATGCGACCGCAGCCATCTGTCCGGGTATACAACAAACTGTTGACTGTTATTTCTAAGATGAAGCACTACTCCGTTGCACTCAACGTGTTCGATGAAATGCGTCAAACGGGTGCTCCTGTAAATGAGTTCACTATGAACATCTTGATTGATTGTTGTTGCCTTTCAAATCGGGCACACTTCGGGTTTGCTATATTGGGCAGCTTCTACAAGCGCGGCTACGAGCCTGATGCTACCACATTCAGCACTCTGATAAAAGGGCTGTTTTTGGATCACAAGGTTGCTGAGGCCGAGAAGCTGTTCAAAAAGATtctgattttgaaattttgtgaGCCTAGTGATGTTATGACTCTCACTGTGATTAATGGGCTCTGTAAAGCCGGACTTGCTGCTACTGCGCATGAGTTGCTTCGTAGATTGGCGAGAACTAGGTGGAAACCTGGTGTTAAGGCTTATAACGCGGTGATTGATACCTTGTGCAAAAGTGGAATGCTGGATGAAGCTTTTGAGCTCTTATCCGTGATGACTGAAAAGGGTATTTCTCCCATTATCTCCACGTATAATCCGTTGATTCAGGTTTTGTGTGATGTTGGCAAATGGGAAGAGGTTAAAGACTTGGTCAATAAAATTCGAAGCTCTGGAATCTCTTTAAATGTTGTTACTTTCACTATAGTGGTGAATGCGTTTTGCAAGGAGGGAAATGTAGGAGATGCTGAGGATCTTATTGAGATTATGATAGGACAAGATATTCGTCTAGATGTTGTCACGTGCAATGCAATTATAGATGGATATTGTTTACAAGGGAAAATGAAAAAAGCAGAGGAGGTGTTTGATTCCATTGCACGTAGAGGCCTCAAGCCTTCTATCATTACCTATAACAGCTTGATCAACGGGTACTGCAAGAAAGGGAAAATGAATAAAGCTTGGGATCTTTTTCATGAGATTCCTCGTCAAGGTTTGAAGCATACAGCAGCTACATACAACACCATGATACACGGATTGTTTGGGGAACGTAGATTTGAGGATGGCTGGAAGCTTTTCAATGACATGGAAGCTCGGAAAGTAGCTCCAGATTTAATTACTTACAGTATATTGTTGGACCATTTGTGTAGGATGCGGCAAATTGATGAAGCATTCTCACTTCTCCATACAATGAAGGAAAAGGGTTTTACTCCAGACAGAGTTACATATGGTACTCTGATTCATGGATTATGCAGAAGTGGACAGCTTGACTCTGCTCTCAGTGTTTTTAATGAACTCCCTTCTATAGGTTTGCAACCCAATATTAGAATATATAACATGATTCTTGGATCACTCTGTCAAGAAGGATTTGTGGAGGACGCTAAATGTCTGCTTGCAGAGATGGAGAAAAGTGGGTGTGCACCAAATAGCGTAACATACAATGTTATCATCCAGGGCTTGCTAAAGAAAGATGATGTATCTGCGGCAATGCTGTTCTTGGAAGAAATGTGCGAAAGAGAATTCTCTGCAGATGCTGCTACTGCATCCATATTGCTTGATCGAGTACAAGGGAAAAATGAAGATGGTATTCTTTTTGAAATGATTAAGAAAGCTGTGCCTAAAGGAATTAATGAAGGATGA